Proteins found in one Lutimonas zeaxanthinifaciens genomic segment:
- the fsa gene encoding fructose-6-phosphate aldolase, with protein MKFFIDTANLDQIKEAQALGILDGVTTNPSLMAKEGITGAENIINHYKAICDVVEGDVSAEVIATDFEGMIREGEALAALNPQIVVKLPMIADGVKACKYFSDKGIKTNMTLVFSAGQALLAAKAGATYVSPFIGRLDDVSTDGLGLISEIRLIFDNYGYTTEILAASVRHTMHIIDCAKIGADVMTGPLSAISGLLKHPLTDIGLAKFLADFKKGN; from the coding sequence ATGAAATTTTTTATTGATACTGCAAACCTGGATCAGATCAAAGAAGCCCAGGCTCTTGGAATTCTTGACGGTGTAACTACAAATCCATCTTTAATGGCAAAAGAAGGAATAACCGGTGCAGAGAATATCATTAATCATTACAAGGCAATTTGTGATGTGGTTGAAGGTGATGTTAGTGCCGAAGTGATCGCAACTGACTTTGAGGGTATGATAAGAGAGGGAGAAGCGCTTGCTGCTTTAAATCCTCAGATTGTTGTTAAACTCCCGATGATCGCGGATGGAGTAAAGGCCTGTAAATACTTTTCTGATAAGGGAATCAAAACAAATATGACTTTAGTGTTTTCAGCGGGCCAGGCTCTTTTGGCCGCCAAAGCAGGCGCAACTTATGTGTCTCCATTTATCGGAAGACTGGACGATGTTTCGACTGATGGTTTAGGATTGATCTCTGAAATTCGATTGATTTTTGATAATTACGGATATACAACTGAAATTCTGGCTGCCTCCGTGCGCCATACGATGCATATTATTGATTGTGCAAAAATTGGTGCTGATGTCATGACGGGCCCATTGAGTGCAATTTCCGGACTATTAAAACACCCATTGACAGATATTGGCCTGGCGAAATTTCTTGCGGATTTTAAGAAAGGAAATTAG
- a CDS encoding carboxymuconolactone decarboxylase family protein, giving the protein MFWIKHLNYEKADGRLKKVYDRVSGPDKNIDNILMVHSLRPHTLIGHMALYKNVLHNGNNKLPKWYLESIGVYVSHLNNCSYCVRHHFEGLKRIWNDQAKSAKFKFAMENKDLKSFFDDKLYAGMLYAGKLTNAPDQMKEIDVLQLKELSYSDGEILEINQVVSYFNYANRTVLGLGVNTAGDILGLSPNDDTDPDNWSHE; this is encoded by the coding sequence ATGTTTTGGATTAAGCATCTTAATTACGAAAAGGCTGATGGACGGCTCAAAAAAGTTTATGATCGAGTCAGTGGCCCTGATAAAAACATTGATAATATTTTAATGGTTCACAGTCTCAGGCCCCACACTCTAATCGGACATATGGCACTTTATAAAAATGTCCTGCATAACGGGAACAACAAACTCCCAAAATGGTACCTTGAATCTATTGGGGTTTATGTCAGTCATTTGAATAATTGTTCGTATTGTGTAAGGCATCATTTTGAAGGGTTAAAAAGAATTTGGAACGACCAGGCCAAATCTGCAAAATTTAAATTCGCCATGGAAAATAAAGATCTGAAATCATTTTTTGACGATAAATTGTACGCCGGAATGTTATACGCCGGAAAGTTAACAAATGCGCCGGACCAAATGAAAGAAATAGATGTTTTACAACTGAAAGAACTATCTTATTCAGACGGAGAAATACTTGAAATCAACCAAGTTGTGAGCTATTTTAATTATGCCAACCGAACGGTTCTTGGTTTGGGAGTGAATACAGCCGGCGATATTTTGGGATTGTCCCCAAACGACGACACAGATCCTGACAACTGGTCACATGAATAG
- a CDS encoding nitroreductase family protein has protein sequence MNKKSQNEIVINGFKHVKYDALEFSTNEMHERAENFYHFMDQRRSIRGFSNKEVPRSVIKNILKTASTAPSGAHKQPWTFCVVSNRELKRKIRVAAEAEEKETYENRMGERWRNDLAAMATDMHKPFLEIAPWIIVAFKRAYEYESDGTKHNNYYVNESVGLACGMLITAIHNAGLVTLTHTPSPMKFLTKLLKRPANERAFLLLPVGYPENPVYVPDLKRKPLEEISVFYD, from the coding sequence ATGAATAAAAAGTCTCAAAACGAAATCGTCATAAACGGGTTCAAACATGTAAAATATGATGCCCTGGAATTTTCAACAAATGAAATGCATGAACGCGCCGAGAACTTTTATCATTTTATGGACCAAAGACGTTCTATCAGGGGTTTCAGCAACAAAGAAGTTCCCAGGTCCGTGATTAAAAACATCCTGAAAACAGCATCTACTGCTCCCTCAGGTGCACACAAACAACCCTGGACCTTTTGTGTGGTCTCAAATAGGGAACTGAAAAGAAAAATAAGGGTGGCCGCAGAAGCAGAGGAAAAGGAAACCTACGAAAACAGAATGGGTGAGCGCTGGAGGAATGATCTCGCGGCTATGGCAACCGACATGCACAAGCCATTTCTTGAAATTGCTCCCTGGATCATTGTTGCTTTCAAAAGGGCTTATGAATATGAAAGCGATGGAACAAAACACAACAATTATTATGTAAATGAGTCAGTGGGCCTGGCCTGTGGCATGCTTATTACGGCCATCCACAATGCAGGCCTGGTAACGCTTACCCATACGCCAAGTCCGATGAAATTTCTTACAAAATTACTGAAAAGACCAGCTAATGAAAGAGCCTTTTTATTGCTACCTGTTGGTTACCCTGAAAATCCGGTTTACGTACCTGACCTGAAGAGAAAGCCTCTAGAAGAGATTTCCGTATTTTATGATTAG
- a CDS encoding SDR family oxidoreductase: MSKVILITGASSGIGAITARYLTAQGYRVYGTSRNPKKTDQEFELIRLDVLDNNSIEEAVTNIIEKEGRLDVLINNAGMGITGPIEETPTHEMRRVFETNFFGAVEVIKVVLPQMRKQKSGLVINVTSVAGYMGLPFRGVYSATKGALELITEALSMETKPFNIKVTNVAPGDFATNIASGRYHSPVLKNSPYAETYQKNLDLMNEHVDSGKDPIMMAKAIGKIIESSNPKIHYKVGEFMQKFSIVLKRVLPDRMYEKLIMNHYKL, from the coding sequence ATGAGCAAGGTTATTTTAATTACGGGTGCATCTTCTGGAATAGGAGCCATAACGGCAAGATATTTAACTGCTCAGGGATATCGGGTTTACGGAACAAGCAGAAACCCGAAAAAGACGGATCAGGAGTTTGAACTTATACGTTTGGATGTTCTTGACAACAATAGCATTGAAGAAGCTGTAACCAATATTATAGAAAAGGAAGGCAGGCTCGATGTACTGATCAATAATGCCGGAATGGGCATAACAGGCCCCATTGAAGAGACACCAACTCATGAAATGAGAAGGGTTTTTGAGACCAACTTTTTTGGAGCGGTTGAGGTGATTAAAGTGGTTCTGCCTCAAATGAGGAAACAGAAAAGTGGCCTGGTCATTAATGTGACTTCTGTAGCAGGTTATATGGGATTGCCATTTAGAGGAGTTTATTCTGCCACTAAAGGAGCCCTCGAGCTAATTACGGAAGCCTTGAGTATGGAAACCAAACCATTTAACATCAAAGTTACCAATGTTGCACCTGGAGATTTTGCAACAAACATTGCCTCAGGCAGATACCATAGCCCGGTATTGAAAAATTCTCCGTACGCAGAAACCTATCAAAAGAATCTCGATCTGATGAACGAACACGTTGATTCAGGTAAAGACCCTATTATGATGGCTAAGGCCATTGGGAAGATCATTGAGAGTTCTAACCCAAAAATTCATTATAAGGTAGGAGAGTTTATGCAGAAATTTTCGATAGTTCTTAAAAGAGTATTACCCGACCGAATGTATGAAAAGCTTATCATGAACCATTATAAGCTATAA
- a CDS encoding DUF4199 domain-containing protein: MEDQPKSNAKSIMLNYGLVLGLASIIVMLINYVFGDLYEPHWSIMVISLVVTSAIIVMGLKKIKEGNSGFLSLGEAIKTGLGISLVSAIIYCVYLLIFYNVIEPDYFANMIEFQEQMIAERYPQLTDEQLEGAQKNAAMFASTGPNLTITIIVSLFFGLIISLVAGLVMKKSKEE; encoded by the coding sequence ATGGAAGACCAACCTAAATCAAACGCGAAATCGATCATGCTTAATTACGGGCTCGTTCTCGGCCTGGCATCGATCATTGTTATGTTAATCAATTATGTATTCGGAGATCTTTACGAGCCTCACTGGTCCATAATGGTTATTTCACTTGTTGTTACCTCAGCGATTATTGTGATGGGACTGAAAAAGATAAAAGAAGGAAATTCAGGATTTCTAAGTCTTGGTGAGGCCATTAAGACGGGCCTTGGAATTTCTCTGGTTTCGGCCATCATTTATTGTGTTTATCTCTTAATCTTTTACAACGTAATCGAACCTGATTATTTTGCAAATATGATTGAGTTTCAAGAGCAGATGATAGCCGAAAGATATCCTCAACTTACTGATGAACAATTGGAAGGAGCACAGAAAAATGCGGCCATGTTTGCCAGCACAGGGCCAAATTTAACAATTACAATCATTGTTAGTTTGTTCTTTGGATTGATTATCTCATTGGTGGCGGGATTAGTGATGAAAAAATCAAAGGAAGAATAA
- a CDS encoding glycosyltransferase family 2 protein produces MDISLVVPLLNEEESLQELHDWIAKVMQSNRFSYEILFVDDGSQDNSWEKISEMASKNSAVKGIRFQKNYGKSQALNAAFKEAEGKVVITMDADLQDSPDEIPELYKLVSEDGFDLVSGWKKKRYDSKIRKNLPSKLFNAAARRTSGLKLHDFNCGLKAYKNEVVKSVDVYGEMHRYIPVLAKNAGFSNIGEKVVLHQARKYGTTKFGMDRFINGFLDLITINFLTKFGKRPMHLFGLLGTMVFILGFIASLYIGITKLIKLYNQEPTILITDNPWFYIALTCMILGSQLFLAGFLGELILRSKRNPQRYSIREKLNM; encoded by the coding sequence ATGGATATATCCCTAGTTGTTCCTCTTTTGAATGAGGAAGAATCTTTACAGGAATTACATGATTGGATTGCAAAAGTTATGCAATCCAATCGTTTTTCTTATGAAATACTTTTTGTTGATGACGGAAGTCAGGACAATTCCTGGGAAAAAATTTCAGAAATGGCTTCGAAAAACAGTGCTGTCAAGGGAATTCGCTTTCAGAAAAATTATGGAAAATCACAGGCCTTGAATGCAGCTTTTAAAGAGGCTGAAGGTAAGGTAGTGATCACTATGGATGCCGACCTGCAGGATAGCCCCGATGAAATTCCGGAATTGTACAAACTGGTTTCTGAAGATGGTTTTGATCTGGTTTCCGGATGGAAAAAGAAAAGGTACGATTCAAAAATCAGAAAAAATTTACCTTCAAAGTTATTTAATGCTGCAGCGAGAAGGACTTCAGGCCTGAAGCTACACGATTTCAATTGTGGCTTAAAAGCGTATAAAAATGAAGTAGTTAAAAGCGTTGATGTTTACGGTGAAATGCATCGTTACATTCCGGTTCTTGCAAAAAATGCGGGATTCTCTAATATTGGTGAAAAAGTAGTTCTGCACCAGGCCCGAAAATACGGGACGACCAAATTTGGAATGGATCGGTTCATCAATGGATTTCTTGATCTGATCACCATAAATTTCTTAACCAAATTCGGTAAAAGGCCCATGCATTTATTTGGCCTTTTAGGAACAATGGTTTTTATTCTTGGATTTATTGCCTCGTTATATATTGGCATTACCAAGCTTATCAAATTGTACAATCAGGAACCAACGATTCTGATCACAGACAACCCATGGTTTTATATTGCCCTTACCTGTATGATCCTGGGATCACAACTTTTTTTGGCAGGGTTCCTTGGGGAATTGATATTACGTTCGAAAAGAAATCCTCAGCGTTACTCAATTCGTGAAAAACTTAATATGTAA
- a CDS encoding phospho-sugar mutase — MNSIEIINKAKLWIKPPFDQATQKEIQDLLHTDSKDLTDRFYKNLEFGTGGMRGTMGAGTNRINKYTLGKNTQGLSNYLLSTFPGKQPKVAIAYDCRHNSKTFAKSVADVFSANNILVYLFEDLRATPELSYAVRELKCDAGIVLTASHNPPEYNGYKVYFNDGGQIIPPQDGEIVDEINKVEFEDINFEAKEELIKVIGEEIDAKFAQEAVENATSKDTKDRNKLKIVFTSLHGTSITMVPRALELAGFTDVHIVEEQREPDGNFPTVDSPNPEEPAALKMATDLADQIGADIVIGTDPDCDRLGIAVRDLDNKLVLLNGNQTFAVLVDALLKKWQEEGRINGKQFVGSTIVSTPMIQKLASSYGVNTKIGLTGFKWIAKMIREAEGKEEFIGGGEESFGFMVGDFVRDKDAVSSTLLACEIATQAKSMGSSVYAELLQLYKKHGFYKEHLISVVKKGVEGAKEIQQMMSDMRNSPVTEIHGEKVKFLFDYQTSVCKNLLTGEESNIDLPKSNVLIYQTVEGTRMAARPSGTEPKIKFYFSVHKPLESIGDAKQVEEQLDQKIQEIIKEFKL, encoded by the coding sequence ATGAATAGCATCGAAATAATCAACAAGGCCAAATTATGGATCAAACCCCCTTTTGATCAAGCAACACAAAAAGAAATCCAGGATTTGTTGCATACTGACTCCAAAGATCTGACTGACAGATTTTACAAAAATCTGGAATTCGGCACGGGTGGTATGCGAGGTACAATGGGAGCCGGAACGAACAGAATCAATAAATACACGCTTGGTAAAAATACACAGGGACTATCAAACTACCTGTTAAGTACCTTTCCAGGAAAACAACCTAAAGTGGCCATTGCTTATGATTGCAGGCATAACAGCAAGACTTTTGCCAAATCGGTGGCGGATGTGTTTTCAGCCAATAATATTCTTGTTTACTTGTTCGAGGATTTAAGAGCGACTCCCGAATTGTCCTATGCGGTGCGTGAACTTAAATGTGACGCTGGAATTGTGCTGACTGCTTCTCATAATCCACCGGAATACAACGGATATAAAGTCTATTTCAATGATGGAGGCCAGATCATTCCTCCGCAGGATGGCGAAATTGTTGACGAAATCAACAAGGTTGAATTTGAAGATATCAACTTTGAAGCAAAGGAAGAGCTTATTAAGGTCATAGGAGAAGAAATTGATGCCAAATTTGCTCAAGAAGCCGTTGAAAATGCAACCTCAAAAGATACCAAAGATCGAAATAAATTAAAGATCGTTTTCACATCGCTTCACGGAACCTCCATTACCATGGTGCCTCGTGCATTGGAGCTGGCGGGTTTCACTGATGTGCATATTGTTGAGGAACAGAGGGAACCAGACGGAAATTTCCCGACGGTTGACTCACCCAATCCTGAAGAACCTGCAGCGCTTAAAATGGCTACGGATCTTGCGGATCAGATTGGTGCCGACATTGTTATTGGTACAGATCCGGATTGTGACAGGTTGGGCATTGCCGTTAGAGATCTCGACAACAAACTTGTACTTCTAAACGGGAATCAGACATTTGCGGTTTTAGTAGATGCCTTGCTCAAAAAATGGCAGGAAGAAGGGAGAATTAACGGTAAACAGTTCGTGGGTTCTACGATAGTTTCAACACCAATGATCCAAAAATTGGCTTCGAGCTATGGGGTAAACACCAAGATCGGCCTTACAGGTTTCAAATGGATCGCAAAAATGATCCGAGAAGCTGAAGGTAAAGAAGAGTTTATCGGAGGTGGAGAAGAAAGCTTTGGTTTTATGGTGGGCGACTTTGTAAGAGACAAAGATGCTGTTTCCAGTACCTTATTGGCATGTGAGATTGCGACCCAGGCAAAATCTATGGGTAGCTCCGTTTACGCTGAATTATTGCAACTCTATAAAAAACATGGTTTCTACAAAGAGCATTTGATTTCAGTTGTAAAAAAAGGTGTTGAAGGCGCCAAGGAAATTCAGCAAATGATGTCCGACATGAGAAATTCTCCGGTCACCGAAATTCATGGTGAAAAAGTGAAATTTCTTTTTGATTATCAAACTTCTGTCTGTAAAAATCTTTTGACCGGTGAAGAATCAAACATTGATCTGCCAAAATCCAATGTATTGATCTATCAAACCGTGGAAGGAACCAGAATGGCAGCAAGGCCGAGTGGAACGGAACCCAAAATTAAGTTTTATTTTAGTGTTCATAAACCGCTTGAAAGCATTGGGGATGCAAAACAAGTCGAAGAGCAACTGGACCAAAAGATCCAAGAGATCATTAAGGAATTCAAGTTATAA
- a CDS encoding ABC transporter ATP-binding protein, translating to MNYFKKILRFAKPYLRYAWLNVFFNILYAIFNVLSVLAFIPVLGILFGREEKVTVKPEFKGLTGIYDYVQDSLNFYVSNMMETGGLEKALLFICLISFSMFFFKNLFRYLALFVLSFLRTGVVKDLRDALYAKIVSLPLSYFSEKKKGDTMARMSNDVQEIEVSFLNTLEAIVREPLTIVFTLTSMFAISAKLTLFAFILLPVSGIIISSVSKRLKAKSLLAQQETGNFLSFIEETLTGLKVIKSFTAEKKMEQKFKGSTLRLKQLMTSVFNRTNLASPMSEFLGSATIIAILWYGGRIVLLGEDEMKPQEFLGYIGLFYLILNPAKAISKALFSIQKGNASAERIISILETENDIVDHENAIEKDGFDHEIELKNISFKYKDDYVLKNFSLKIPKGKSIALVGQSGSGKSTLANLIPRFYDVNEGAILIDGISVKDIQKKSIRELMGIVTQESILFNDSVKNNITLGVDHASDEAIMEAAKVANAHEFIEALPKQYDNNIGDSGNMLSGGQRQRLSIARAVLKNPPIMILDEATSALDTESEQLVQSALEKMMENRTSVVIAHRLSTIQKADMIVVMQDGKIVEQGKHAELLKKKGAYFKLVNMQSLA from the coding sequence ATGAATTATTTTAAAAAAATCCTTCGTTTTGCTAAACCGTATCTTAGGTATGCATGGCTGAATGTTTTTTTCAACATCCTTTATGCCATTTTTAACGTATTATCTGTGCTCGCCTTTATTCCGGTTCTTGGAATACTGTTTGGAAGAGAGGAAAAAGTCACGGTAAAACCCGAATTTAAAGGATTAACCGGAATCTATGATTACGTTCAGGATTCTCTTAATTTCTATGTTTCCAACATGATGGAAACCGGTGGGCTTGAGAAGGCCTTACTCTTCATTTGCCTGATCAGTTTCTCCATGTTCTTTTTTAAAAACCTCTTTAGGTATCTGGCGCTTTTTGTATTGTCATTTTTAAGAACAGGAGTTGTAAAAGATCTCAGAGATGCTTTGTATGCGAAAATTGTCTCTTTACCCCTTTCGTATTTTTCAGAAAAGAAAAAAGGGGATACAATGGCAAGAATGTCTAATGATGTTCAGGAAATCGAGGTGTCTTTTCTCAATACGCTGGAAGCCATTGTGAGAGAACCTTTGACCATTGTTTTTACCCTGACATCAATGTTCGCAATTAGTGCAAAACTGACACTTTTTGCTTTTATTTTATTACCGGTATCAGGGATCATCATTTCTTCGGTCAGTAAACGCCTAAAGGCAAAATCGCTGTTGGCGCAACAGGAAACAGGAAATTTTCTTTCATTCATTGAAGAAACTTTGACAGGACTCAAAGTGATCAAGAGTTTTACTGCTGAAAAGAAAATGGAGCAAAAATTCAAAGGCTCTACCCTGCGATTGAAACAGTTGATGACCAGTGTTTTCAACAGAACCAATCTCGCCTCCCCCATGAGCGAATTTTTAGGCTCTGCCACCATTATTGCCATATTATGGTACGGTGGAAGAATCGTTCTACTCGGAGAAGATGAAATGAAACCTCAGGAATTTCTGGGCTATATCGGGTTGTTTTATTTGATTTTAAATCCTGCCAAAGCCATTTCCAAGGCATTGTTCAGTATTCAAAAAGGAAACGCATCGGCAGAGCGGATCATTTCAATTCTCGAAACGGAGAATGATATTGTGGACCATGAAAATGCGATCGAAAAGGATGGTTTTGACCACGAAATCGAACTGAAAAATATAAGCTTTAAGTATAAGGATGATTATGTACTTAAGAATTTTTCATTAAAAATCCCCAAAGGAAAATCAATAGCCCTTGTCGGGCAATCCGGAAGCGGTAAATCCACCTTAGCGAATCTTATTCCCCGATTTTATGATGTCAATGAAGGAGCTATCCTGATTGATGGGATCTCTGTTAAGGATATACAGAAAAAAAGCATCAGGGAGTTGATGGGTATTGTCACCCAGGAATCTATTTTATTCAACGATTCTGTTAAAAACAATATCACTCTCGGGGTTGACCACGCAAGTGATGAGGCTATTATGGAAGCCGCAAAAGTTGCCAATGCACATGAATTCATTGAGGCACTGCCAAAGCAATATGACAACAATATAGGAGATAGTGGAAACATGCTTTCAGGAGGTCAGAGACAAAGGTTGTCGATTGCCAGAGCGGTATTAAAAAACCCGCCCATCATGATTCTGGATGAAGCTACCTCTGCACTGGATACAGAATCGGAACAACTTGTTCAGTCTGCTTTGGAAAAAATGATGGAGAACAGAACTTCCGTGGTAATTGCACACAGATTATCTACCATTCAGAAAGCTGATATGATTGTAGTGATGCAAGACGGGAAAATTGTTGAGCAAGGAAAACACGCTGAGTTACTAAAGAAAAAAGGAGCTTATTTCAAACTGGTCAATATGCAATCACTGGCCTGA